Proteins found in one Hymenobacter sp. J193 genomic segment:
- a CDS encoding sce7726 family protein: MNDAAIRPLLYPLLIGGVHIDELPTGNTRADVVHITPAFMHGYELKGDSDTLKRVPNQLRCYGQAYDLVSFVVTEKHVPGVQVLLPEWAGILVASEDGITPLRPAMQHNQVRRRNLAFLLLAEEVKLFLKARGEKGLSRLRNHELGSLLAKAEHIPLLELGAFVRQRLIDRLPQGLQRRERTKQER; the protein is encoded by the coding sequence ATGAACGATGCAGCAATTCGCCCTCTGCTTTACCCGTTGCTGATCGGCGGCGTCCACATCGACGAACTACCCACCGGCAACACCCGGGCCGACGTGGTGCACATCACGCCCGCGTTTATGCACGGCTACGAGCTGAAGGGAGACAGTGATACGCTGAAGCGCGTGCCGAACCAGCTGCGGTGTTACGGACAGGCCTATGATCTGGTAAGCTTTGTGGTCACGGAAAAGCACGTGCCGGGGGTGCAGGTTTTGCTGCCGGAGTGGGCCGGCATCCTAGTGGCCAGCGAGGATGGCATTACGCCCCTGCGTCCAGCCATGCAGCACAACCAGGTACGGCGCCGCAACCTGGCTTTTCTACTGTTGGCTGAGGAAGTGAAGCTCTTCCTCAAAGCCCGCGGCGAAAAAGGCCTGAGCCGGTTGCGAAACCACGAACTCGGTAGTTTGCTGGCCAAGGCCGAGCACATTCCCTTGCTGGAGTTAGGCGCGTTTGTTCGACAACGGCTCATCGATCGGCTGCCCCAGGGCCTGCAGCGGCGGGAAAGAACCAAGCAAGAGCGCTAG
- a CDS encoding single-stranded DNA-binding protein codes for MHQLTLTGHIGKDAIVRDAHGAKAISFSVAVNETHSKNNEKVETTTWYDCTIWRGSDEKTTIADYLKEGQQVLIQGKPKPGGYKNAQGDWVPTIEVRVTSYELLGRKPASQSTEASAEYEAAGGFIADDRKK; via the coding sequence ATGCATCAGCTCACCCTCACCGGCCATATTGGCAAAGACGCCATTGTCCGCGACGCGCACGGAGCGAAAGCCATCAGCTTTAGCGTAGCCGTGAACGAAACCCACAGCAAGAACAACGAGAAAGTAGAAACGACAACCTGGTACGACTGCACTATCTGGCGTGGGTCCGACGAGAAGACTACCATCGCGGATTATCTGAAAGAAGGCCAGCAGGTGCTGATTCAGGGCAAACCGAAGCCGGGAGGATATAAGAATGCCCAGGGGGACTGGGTACCGACCATTGAAGTTCGTGTCACCAGCTACGAGCTGCTGGGCCGTAAGCCAGCGAGCCAGAGCACTGAGGCCTCAGCAGAGTATGAAGCAGCCGGGGGATTTATCGCTGATGACCGCAAGAAGTAG
- a CDS encoding DUF5131 family protein, with product MAENTKIEWAHHSFNSWEGCAKVSPGCKYCYAESQHRFLYAALGKNEGPGTCWGISAPRLARSADNWKKPLKWNRKASEQRVRFRVFCASMADVFEQQSELSRAFAGVTAEVPTGKAKQTRTVTFANLDEERIQLFALISVTPQLDWLLLTKRPEAIMATLKRIFRLLCEPDRISTTDKRAFNLLEKWVLDERPPHNVWLGTSVENQAEADARIPHLVRVPAVVHFLSCEPLLSAVDLTPYLAALSWVIVGGESGPHSRPIHPDWVRSLQHQCQQAQVSFFFKQWGESVPQGQQLRDDYGHSGHQPWLPADGTCLWRVGKKHAGRQLDGQLYEGVPDPLAA from the coding sequence ATGGCTGAAAACACGAAAATCGAATGGGCGCACCACAGTTTTAACTCCTGGGAAGGATGCGCGAAGGTATCGCCGGGTTGTAAGTACTGCTACGCGGAGAGCCAGCACCGCTTTTTGTACGCGGCCTTAGGAAAGAATGAGGGCCCGGGTACCTGTTGGGGGATCAGCGCGCCCCGGCTGGCCAGAAGCGCCGACAACTGGAAAAAGCCCCTGAAATGGAATAGAAAGGCCTCAGAGCAGCGCGTACGCTTTCGCGTGTTCTGCGCTAGTATGGCCGACGTTTTTGAGCAGCAGAGCGAACTGAGCCGGGCCTTTGCCGGCGTGACGGCCGAGGTGCCTACCGGCAAAGCCAAGCAGACCCGTACCGTTACGTTTGCCAACCTGGACGAGGAGCGTATCCAGCTGTTTGCCCTGATTTCGGTTACCCCGCAGTTGGACTGGCTGCTGTTGACTAAGCGGCCGGAAGCCATCATGGCCACGCTAAAGCGCATCTTCCGGTTACTGTGCGAGCCGGACCGGATATCGACCACTGATAAGCGTGCCTTCAACCTGCTGGAAAAATGGGTCCTGGATGAGCGGCCCCCGCATAACGTCTGGCTGGGCACATCGGTGGAAAACCAGGCCGAAGCGGACGCGCGCATTCCGCACCTGGTGCGCGTGCCGGCAGTAGTGCACTTCCTCAGCTGCGAGCCATTGTTGAGTGCCGTTGATCTTACCCCCTACCTGGCCGCCCTCTCCTGGGTTATCGTGGGCGGCGAATCGGGCCCGCACTCCCGACCAATTCACCCGGACTGGGTACGCAGCCTGCAGCACCAGTGCCAGCAGGCACAGGTGAGTTTCTTTTTCAAGCAATGGGGAGAATCGGTGCCCCAGGGCCAGCAGCTGCGCGACGACTATGGCCATTCCGGTCACCAGCCCTGGCTGCCAGCCGATGGTACCTGTCTGTGGCGTGTCGGCAAGAAGCACGCAGGGCGTCAGCTAGACGGCCAGCTCTATGAAGGTGTTCCAGATCCACTCGCTGCTTAG
- a CDS encoding ArdC family protein: MVTDRIVASLEGGIIPWRKPWNAGAGAPRNYISGHVYQSINAFLLSLTPYEHPLFLTYKQAQAAGGQVRKGEKGMMVVFFSHILKENQQTGEKDTFPLLRYSTVFNVAQIDGIDWMLPELQTRDHQPHEEAERICAHYMGELDGPSLYFKGEQALYRKSVDEVLMPAPETFNSVEGYYATLFHELAHSTGHQRRLNRPELVENAGFGSPTYAKEELTAEMTAAFLSAAASLDLSATIENATAYIQNWLNALKNDKTLVMKAASLAQKAAYHILGQAAPSYEATPAE, encoded by the coding sequence ATGGTCACCGACCGGATCGTTGCCTCGCTTGAAGGGGGCATTATCCCGTGGCGCAAGCCATGGAATGCCGGCGCCGGTGCCCCTCGCAATTACATCAGCGGCCACGTGTACCAAAGCATCAACGCTTTTTTGCTCTCGCTGACGCCCTACGAGCATCCGCTGTTTTTGACGTATAAGCAGGCGCAAGCGGCCGGCGGTCAGGTGCGCAAGGGAGAGAAGGGAATGATGGTCGTTTTCTTTTCCCACATCCTGAAAGAAAACCAGCAGACCGGCGAGAAAGATACCTTCCCGCTCCTTCGGTATTCGACCGTATTCAATGTTGCCCAGATTGACGGTATTGACTGGATGCTGCCTGAGTTGCAGACCCGCGACCACCAACCTCACGAGGAAGCGGAGCGCATTTGCGCGCATTACATGGGCGAGTTGGATGGCCCAAGCTTGTACTTCAAAGGAGAGCAGGCCCTGTATCGCAAATCAGTGGATGAAGTGCTGATGCCTGCCCCGGAGACGTTCAACTCGGTCGAAGGCTACTACGCCACGCTGTTCCACGAATTAGCCCACAGCACCGGCCACCAGCGTCGCCTGAATCGGCCCGAGTTAGTTGAAAATGCGGGGTTCGGCTCCCCGACCTACGCCAAGGAAGAGCTAACGGCCGAAATGACCGCCGCTTTCCTGAGTGCCGCCGCCAGCCTTGATTTGTCGGCCACGATTGAAAACGCTACCGCTTACATCCAGAATTGGTTGAACGCGCTGAAAAACGACAAAACGCTGGTGATGAAAGCCGCTAGCCTAGCCCAAAAAGCAGCCTACCATATCCTGGGGCAGGCTGCCCCCAGCTACGAGGCAACCCCGGCCGAGTAG
- a CDS encoding lipopolysaccharide assembly protein LapB, which produces MAGLSLATATTVQAQEPVVRNIELQNVDVAPSAVDTKGWLLLNDDIRTELEGGVDNLYNFKYDKAERQFRSLRRRYPAHPLPYFLLGLSTWWKILPTNVTVQQFDKPFFAYMDTAVTKAQALYDQDSHNYEACFFLSAAYGFSSRLHAERHDWTRATIEAKRALKYLELSKEANGLSPEFLFGQALFNYYSVWIAEEHPWLKPVLLLFPNGDKPLGLQQLRNVAANAVYTGPESRFFLLKILGSQRENRTAEALEVARKLVQEFPDNAYFQRLYALQCFNEGDFAACEKTSLAILDKYNRGLPGYDGFSGRYASYFLGYIRQNMYKDKDLTRAKSYYQRCIVFSETTEQTSGGYYLFSNLNLARLAAAEKDLPSASRYYKSVLAVADRKSPNYQEAKKYLKSLKKRAGTTRDRDRVLLVQQQQ; this is translated from the coding sequence ATGGCTGGGCTTTCTCTGGCTACTGCTACCACCGTGCAGGCCCAGGAGCCGGTGGTACGCAATATCGAACTGCAAAATGTTGATGTTGCTCCCTCTGCCGTCGATACGAAAGGCTGGCTGCTGCTCAACGACGATATCCGCACGGAGCTGGAAGGAGGAGTGGATAACCTCTATAATTTCAAGTACGACAAGGCCGAGCGTCAATTTCGCAGCTTGCGCCGCCGCTACCCGGCGCATCCGCTTCCTTATTTTCTGCTGGGCCTGAGCACGTGGTGGAAAATCCTGCCGACGAATGTAACGGTGCAGCAATTCGACAAGCCGTTTTTTGCTTATATGGACACGGCCGTTACGAAAGCCCAGGCGCTGTATGACCAGGACTCTCATAATTATGAGGCCTGTTTCTTTCTCTCGGCTGCTTATGGCTTTTCCTCACGCCTGCACGCTGAACGCCATGACTGGACGCGTGCCACAATCGAGGCAAAACGGGCCCTCAAATACCTGGAGCTAAGCAAGGAGGCCAATGGGCTGAGCCCGGAGTTTCTGTTTGGCCAAGCCTTGTTCAACTACTACTCCGTGTGGATTGCGGAAGAGCATCCCTGGCTGAAACCGGTGTTGCTGCTGTTTCCGAATGGAGATAAGCCGCTGGGACTGCAGCAGCTGCGCAACGTGGCGGCCAATGCCGTCTACACGGGGCCGGAATCCCGCTTTTTCCTGTTAAAGATCCTGGGTAGTCAACGTGAGAATCGCACGGCGGAGGCGCTTGAGGTTGCCCGTAAGCTGGTCCAGGAGTTTCCTGACAACGCCTACTTTCAGCGCTTATACGCGCTGCAGTGCTTTAATGAGGGTGATTTTGCTGCCTGTGAGAAGACCAGCTTAGCCATTTTGGATAAGTACAATCGGGGCCTGCCAGGGTACGACGGTTTCAGCGGACGGTACGCTTCCTACTTTCTGGGCTATATCCGCCAGAATATGTACAAGGACAAAGACCTTACCAGGGCCAAATCCTATTACCAGCGCTGCATCGTTTTCAGCGAAACAACTGAGCAAACCAGTGGTGGCTACTACCTGTTTTCCAACCTAAATCTGGCCCGCCTTGCGGCAGCAGAAAAAGACCTTCCCTCGGCATCCAGGTACTACAAGAGCGTATTGGCCGTGGCGGACCGCAAATCACCAAACTATCAGGAGGCTAAGAAATATCTTAAGTCCTTGAAAAAGCGAGCCGGTACTACGCGGGACCGCGACCGGGTTCTGCTGGTTCAGCAGCAGCAGTGA
- a CDS encoding Y-family DNA polymerase, with product MFGLVDGNNFYVSCERVFQPRLNGRPVVVLSNNDGNVVSRSPEAKQIGIAMGAPYFEIRGLLQQQRGYALSSNYPLYGDISRRVMARLADQVPAIEVYSIDEAFLDLHGLTKWLGSLDAHARRMRRDVLACTGIPTCVGMAPTKTLAKVANRLAKKYPELEGILRLDTESRRERALRALPAADVWGIGRQYAQILTALGIRTAWDLAGVGEAWARKNLGGVIGWRLIQELRGQPCQGLQPSEDGTLSRQSLRCSRSFGQPLTTFDDVWGALSTYMAKAAEKLRTQGGQAHLLTVFICKSQYDSRVRPPYTRSTTLTLPGGATSDTLLLLAYGRRLLERIYESGHSYVKAGVVLDGLEPPGRGLQLDLFAAAGSASPANDAKSKVLMQTIDAVNKQFGRNSVRPASSVASGNAPPWQSKALWRTPAYTTRLEDLLVVT from the coding sequence ATGTTCGGCTTGGTTGATGGCAATAATTTTTACGTGAGCTGCGAGCGGGTTTTTCAACCTCGCCTCAATGGTCGGCCCGTGGTGGTCTTATCGAATAATGATGGTAATGTCGTAAGCCGCTCGCCCGAGGCCAAGCAAATTGGGATTGCCATGGGGGCTCCCTATTTTGAAATTCGAGGGTTGCTGCAGCAGCAGCGCGGGTATGCGCTTAGCTCAAACTATCCGCTCTATGGCGATATAAGCAGGCGGGTGATGGCCCGGCTGGCTGACCAGGTGCCTGCTATCGAAGTCTACAGCATTGACGAGGCTTTTCTGGATCTGCACGGCCTGACCAAGTGGCTGGGTTCACTTGACGCGCACGCTCGGCGTATGCGCCGCGACGTGCTGGCCTGTACCGGTATCCCGACCTGTGTAGGTATGGCCCCCACCAAAACGCTGGCGAAGGTCGCCAACCGACTGGCCAAGAAGTACCCCGAGCTGGAAGGTATCCTTCGCCTCGACACGGAAAGCCGGCGGGAACGGGCGCTCCGCGCGCTTCCCGCCGCGGACGTGTGGGGCATCGGCCGCCAGTATGCCCAGATCCTGACGGCCCTCGGCATCCGTACGGCCTGGGACCTAGCCGGCGTCGGGGAGGCCTGGGCCCGCAAGAACCTAGGCGGCGTCATTGGCTGGCGGCTGATTCAAGAGCTGCGAGGCCAGCCCTGTCAGGGTTTACAGCCCTCGGAGGACGGGACCCTGAGCCGCCAAAGCCTTCGTTGTTCCCGCAGCTTCGGGCAGCCTCTGACAACGTTCGACGATGTATGGGGCGCGCTGAGCACTTACATGGCTAAGGCCGCCGAAAAGCTGCGGACCCAGGGAGGGCAAGCGCACCTGCTCACGGTCTTTATCTGTAAGAGCCAGTATGATTCCCGCGTACGGCCGCCGTATACCCGTTCTACCACGCTCACGCTTCCAGGAGGAGCTACTTCTGATACCCTATTGCTGTTGGCCTATGGCCGACGCCTGCTGGAACGGATTTATGAGTCAGGCCACAGCTACGTAAAGGCTGGCGTTGTGCTCGACGGACTGGAGCCCCCGGGCCGTGGACTTCAGTTGGATTTATTTGCCGCCGCTGGGTCAGCCTCCCCCGCAAATGATGCTAAAAGCAAGGTGTTGATGCAAACAATTGATGCCGTGAATAAGCAGTTCGGGCGTAACAGTGTTCGGCCGGCCAGTTCGGTTGCCAGCGGGAATGCCCCCCCGTGGCAGAGCAAAGCACTGTGGCGTACACCCGCCTATACCACCCGGCTTGAAGACCTGCTGGTAGTTACCTGA
- a CDS encoding LexA family transcriptional regulator, with the protein MPTVELLPFTEPATTLWLPLFASLVPAGFPSPAADELEGLMDMNRLLFRHPEATYLVRVSGESMSGAEIHTGDLLAVDKHLMADHNHIVIGVIEGDCTVKRLVRRGASWWLQAENPAFPDYEISDPDQVHIWGVVTHVVHELIPGKLTALLRSRD; encoded by the coding sequence ATGCCTACCGTTGAATTGCTCCCCTTTACTGAGCCAGCTACGACCTTATGGCTGCCCTTATTTGCCTCCTTGGTACCTGCTGGCTTTCCTTCGCCCGCCGCTGATGAGCTGGAGGGACTGATGGATATGAACCGGCTGCTTTTCCGCCACCCCGAGGCTACGTACCTGGTACGCGTAAGCGGGGAGAGTATGAGCGGGGCGGAGATCCACACCGGCGATCTGCTGGCTGTCGATAAGCACCTGATGGCCGACCACAATCATATCGTCATCGGCGTGATAGAAGGCGATTGCACCGTGAAGCGCCTGGTGCGCCGGGGAGCCAGCTGGTGGCTGCAGGCGGAAAACCCGGCGTTCCCTGACTACGAAATCTCCGACCCGGACCAGGTACACATCTGGGGGGTAGTTACCCACGTCGTGCACGAACTAATTCCGGGTAAGCTCACGGCGCTGTTGCGCAGCCGTGACTGA
- a CDS encoding transposase, whose amino-acid sequence MRWSRNGGQKKDVYFFCNDSKKSGSSPDKRRKYDEAFKAEALRLASESRSTQAAARELGISPKLLFRSACPPSSTSTTPLSRPSGTRCCGWW is encoded by the coding sequence GTGAGGTGGTCTAGAAATGGCGGACAGAAGAAGGACGTATATTTCTTCTGTAATGACAGCAAAAAGAGTGGGTCGTCGCCCGACAAACGGCGTAAATATGACGAGGCGTTCAAGGCCGAGGCCCTGCGCCTGGCTTCGGAAAGCCGCAGCACGCAGGCCGCGGCCCGCGAGTTGGGCATCAGCCCCAAGCTGCTCTTCCGCTCGGCATGCCCCCCGTCAAGTACATCGACCACACCCTTATCGAGGCCGAGTGGGACACGCTGCTGCGGCTGGTGGTGA
- a CDS encoding IS5 family transposase, with protein sequence MVECYQPLTDSQWQVIELLLPVHRRRRLCLRHVFNALLYVCRTGCQWRALPRQFPPWTAVYYYFYRWQRLGLWQQLNTVVNALDRVAHGREPTPALACVDSQSVKLAPRIYEHRGLDAHKLINGRKRQVLVDSGGRIWAAHVHAAHRHDSTGALALLPHRPWWARRLQRVLTDAAYRGRFARHLLSLGLVQQISSRPPTQRGFVPLARRWVVERTFAWLACFRRVVVDYEFTPASHVTWLLLANITMALNRA encoded by the coding sequence ATGGTTGAGTGCTATCAACCCCTTACTGACTCGCAGTGGCAAGTTATTGAGTTGCTACTGCCCGTGCACCGGCGACGGCGCTTGTGCTTGCGCCACGTGTTCAACGCCTTGCTCTATGTGTGCCGCACGGGCTGCCAATGGCGGGCACTGCCACGCCAGTTTCCGCCCTGGACAGCGGTCTACTATTACTTCTACCGCTGGCAACGTCTGGGCCTGTGGCAGCAGCTCAACACGGTCGTCAACGCCCTGGATCGGGTCGCGCACGGCCGCGAACCCACCCCGGCGCTGGCCTGCGTGGACAGCCAGAGCGTGAAGCTGGCCCCGCGCATTTACGAACACCGCGGCCTGGACGCACATAAGCTCATCAACGGCCGCAAACGCCAAGTTCTAGTCGATTCTGGCGGACGCATCTGGGCTGCGCATGTACACGCGGCCCACCGCCATGACAGTACCGGGGCTTTGGCCCTGTTGCCGCACCGCCCCTGGTGGGCGCGGCGCCTGCAGCGGGTGCTCACCGATGCCGCCTACCGCGGGCGCTTTGCGCGCCATCTGCTGAGCTTAGGCCTGGTCCAGCAGATCAGTAGTCGGCCGCCCACGCAGCGCGGCTTCGTGCCACTGGCCCGGCGCTGGGTCGTCGAGCGCACCTTCGCCTGGCTGGCCTGCTTTCGCCGGGTCGTCGTCGATTACGAATTTACCCCCGCTAGCCATGTCACTTGGTTACTGCTAGCCAACATCACCATGGCGCTCAATCGGGCTTGA